Proteins encoded in a region of the Saccharothrix ecbatanensis genome:
- a CDS encoding type II toxin-antitoxin system VapC family toxin: MIIPDVNLLLYAVISGFPQHGRAHAWWERTINSDVRVGLAPPALFGFLRISTNARLFDSPLPVDAAIDYVHDWLAQPNVDLLTPGTDHLDIALGLLLDIGTAGNLTTDVQLAAYAIEHDGEMHSNDTDFARFPKLKWVNPL; the protein is encoded by the coding sequence GTGATCATTCCCGACGTCAACTTGCTGCTCTACGCGGTGATCTCAGGCTTCCCACAGCACGGCCGCGCCCACGCGTGGTGGGAACGGACTATCAACAGCGACGTGCGGGTGGGCTTGGCCCCACCCGCGCTGTTCGGCTTCCTGCGGATTTCCACCAACGCACGACTCTTCGATTCACCCCTGCCGGTCGACGCCGCCATCGACTACGTGCACGACTGGCTCGCCCAGCCCAACGTCGACCTCCTGACTCCGGGCACTGATCACCTCGACATCGCACTCGGGCTCCTCTTGGACATCGGCACCGCCGGAAACCTCACCACCGACGTCCAGTTGGCCGCGTACGCCATCGAGCACGACGGTGAGATGCACTCCAACGACACGGATTTCGCGAGATTCCCCAAACTGAAGTGGGTCAACCCGCTCTGA
- a CDS encoding ribbon-helix-helix domain-containing protein, whose protein sequence is MRTTLTLDDDVARLLDEAVHRERRPMKQVVNDALRQALAPRVTRHESYRLVPHQSAVRPGFDPAGFNRLADELEDEAVIGKAQRTQ, encoded by the coding sequence ATGCGGACGACTTTGACACTCGACGATGACGTCGCACGTTTGCTGGACGAGGCCGTCCACCGCGAGCGCCGCCCGATGAAGCAGGTCGTCAATGACGCCCTGCGCCAGGCTCTGGCACCACGCGTCACACGGCACGAGTCATACCGCCTTGTGCCGCATCAATCCGCCGTGCGGCCGGGATTCGACCCCGCCGGCTTCAACCGGCTGGCCGACGAGTTGGAGGACGAAGCGGTCATCGGCAAGGCGCAGCGCACCCAGTGA
- the prmC gene encoding peptide chain release factor N(5)-glutamine methyltransferase, which translates to MTRHPLRLAILEAERMLAAAGVDSPRVDAEFLAAHVLGVERSRLPLIPLVDPPVVEALHKVVLQRTSRIPLQHITGTSHLGGVDLEVGPGVFIPRPETELMLEWALSTVDNKADLSVVDLCTGSGALALAAAHRLPRATVHAVERDPAALAWARRNAEARSAAGDTPITLHSGDVTAPDVLSDLDGRVDLVLCNPPYVPDATEVPPEVADHDPRQAVFGGPDGLDVIRHVVTLAARLLKPGGHVAIEHDDTQGESVPALLASRRVLTDVADHQDLAGRPRFATARRT; encoded by the coding sequence ATGACCCGACACCCGCTGCGGCTGGCCATTCTCGAAGCGGAACGCATGCTGGCCGCGGCGGGTGTGGACAGTCCGCGGGTGGACGCCGAGTTCCTGGCGGCTCACGTGCTCGGCGTCGAGCGCTCGCGCCTGCCGCTGATCCCGTTGGTCGACCCGCCGGTGGTGGAGGCGCTGCACAAGGTCGTGTTGCAGCGCACTAGCCGCATCCCGTTGCAGCACATCACCGGCACGTCGCACCTGGGCGGAGTGGACCTCGAAGTCGGTCCGGGCGTGTTCATCCCACGCCCGGAGACCGAGCTGATGCTCGAATGGGCACTGTCCACAGTGGACAACAAGGCCGATTTGTCTGTCGTGGACCTCTGCACGGGTTCCGGCGCCTTGGCACTCGCCGCGGCACATCGACTGCCCCGCGCGACCGTGCACGCGGTCGAACGCGACCCGGCGGCGCTGGCGTGGGCGCGTCGCAACGCCGAAGCCCGCAGCGCCGCCGGCGACACCCCGATCACGCTGCACTCCGGTGACGTGACCGCGCCGGACGTGCTGTCCGATCTGGACGGTCGGGTGGACCTGGTGCTGTGCAACCCGCCGTACGTGCCGGACGCGACCGAGGTCCCGCCGGAGGTGGCCGACCACGACCCCCGTCAGGCGGTCTTCGGCGGCCCGGACGGCCTGGACGTGATCCGGCACGTGGTGACCCTGGCCGCGCGCCTGCTCAAGCCGGGTGGCCATGTGGCGATCGAGCACGACGACACCCAGGGCGAGTCGGTCCCCGCCCTGCTGGCCTCCCGCCGCGTCCTGACCGACGTGGCCGACCACCAGGACCTGGCCGGCCGACCACGCTTCGCCACCGCCCGCCGTACGTGA
- the lpdA gene encoding dihydrolipoyl dehydrogenase, with translation MSAHFDVVVLGAGPGGYVAAIRSAQLGLKTAIIEERYWGGVCLNVGCIPSKALLRNAELAHLFTHEQKTYGIQVDGTVKFDYGVAFQRSRKVADGRVKGVHFLMKKNGITEYNGRGSFVDANTLQVGDETITFGSAIIAAGATTRLLPGTKLSDRVVTYEEQIMSEDLPESIVIAGAGAIGVEFAYVLHNYGVKVTMVEFLDRVVPLEDAEVSAELAKRYKRLGIDVRTSTRVESIDDSGPRVRVTVSKDGAQEVLEADKVMQAIGFQPRVEGYGLENTGVQLTERGAIAVDGRCRTNVPNIFAIGDVTAKLMLAHAAESMGVIAAETIADAETMELDYVMIPRATYCQPQIASFGWTEAQAREKGFDVKVAKFPFTANGKAHGIGDSAGFVKLISDAKYGELLGGHLIGPDVTELLPELTLAQQWDLTVHEVARNVHAHPTLGEAVKEAVHGLAGHMINF, from the coding sequence ATGAGCGCACACTTTGACGTCGTGGTCCTCGGTGCGGGGCCAGGCGGGTACGTCGCCGCGATCCGCTCGGCCCAGCTGGGCCTGAAGACGGCGATCATCGAGGAGCGTTACTGGGGCGGGGTCTGCCTGAACGTGGGCTGCATCCCGTCGAAGGCGCTCCTGCGCAACGCGGAGCTTGCGCACCTCTTCACGCACGAGCAGAAGACCTACGGCATCCAGGTCGACGGCACGGTGAAGTTCGACTACGGCGTCGCGTTCCAGCGCAGCCGGAAGGTCGCGGACGGGCGCGTCAAGGGCGTGCACTTCCTGATGAAGAAGAACGGCATCACGGAGTACAACGGCCGGGGGTCGTTCGTCGACGCCAACACCCTCCAGGTGGGTGACGAGACCATCACGTTCGGTTCCGCGATCATCGCGGCCGGCGCGACGACGCGACTCCTCCCCGGGACGAAGCTGTCCGACCGGGTGGTGACGTACGAAGAGCAGATCATGTCGGAGGACCTGCCGGAGAGCATCGTCATCGCGGGTGCGGGCGCCATCGGCGTCGAGTTCGCGTACGTGCTGCACAACTACGGCGTCAAGGTCACCATGGTCGAGTTCCTGGACCGGGTGGTGCCGCTGGAGGACGCCGAGGTGTCGGCCGAGCTGGCCAAGCGGTACAAGCGCCTCGGGATCGACGTGCGGACGTCCACGCGGGTCGAGTCCATCGACGACTCCGGCCCCCGCGTGCGCGTCACGGTGTCCAAGGACGGCGCGCAGGAGGTGCTGGAGGCGGACAAGGTCATGCAGGCCATCGGCTTCCAGCCGCGGGTCGAGGGCTACGGGCTGGAGAACACCGGCGTGCAGCTCACGGAACGCGGTGCGATCGCCGTCGACGGCCGCTGCCGCACGAACGTGCCGAACATCTTCGCCATCGGCGACGTGACCGCGAAGCTGATGCTCGCGCACGCCGCCGAGTCCATGGGCGTCATCGCCGCCGAGACCATCGCGGACGCGGAGACCATGGAGCTGGACTACGTGATGATCCCGCGGGCGACGTACTGCCAGCCGCAGATCGCGTCGTTCGGGTGGACCGAGGCGCAGGCCCGTGAGAAGGGCTTCGACGTCAAGGTGGCGAAGTTCCCGTTCACCGCGAACGGCAAGGCGCACGGCATCGGCGACTCGGCCGGCTTCGTGAAGCTGATCAGCGACGCGAAGTACGGCGAGCTGCTCGGCGGTCACCTGATCGGGCCGGACGTGACCGAGCTGCTGCCGGAGCTGACGTTGGCGCAGCAGTGGGACCTGACCGTGCACGAGGTGGCGCGGAACGTCCACGCGCACCCGACGTTGGGCGAGGCGGTCAAGGAAGCGGTGCACGGCCTGGCCGGGCACATGATCAACTTCTGA
- a CDS encoding acyl-CoA thioesterase/bile acid-CoA:amino acid N-acyltransferase family protein — protein sequence MAEILVTPRSAPLDSALDVRVVDLPPGQRVGLRASTGDHGSWVVFLADERGVVDLTRHAPIEGTYTGVDPMGLFWSMHRTPGKPHPHTVVEAVGVGRVEVDRRTVPEGVRRTEVTENGLVGVLFEPDDDEIHPGVMVLSGSEGGVHELDAALLAGHGFTALTLAHFGAPGVPDDLIEIPLEYLGTALDWLGARAGQLGVTGGSRGGELALLVGATFPQVKAVVSVVGSGVVTQCIGPGGRLLQKLEHEAASWTWEGRPLPYLPYSIPHELRRRVVDGDPVPLRLAFDLTDGIPEDTEIPVERINGGVLLLSSGQDESWPCAELSEVAFRRLKEHGHPHRHEHVVYPEAGHLIAGPPHRPTTDVVLPGPGVRFSMGGTPAATAAARADAWRRTVEFLSDQLGT from the coding sequence ATGGCCGAAATCCTGGTGACACCGCGCAGTGCCCCGCTCGACAGCGCCCTGGACGTCCGGGTGGTCGACCTGCCACCGGGGCAGCGGGTGGGGTTGCGCGCGTCGACCGGTGACCACGGCTCGTGGGTGGTGTTCCTGGCGGACGAGCGTGGCGTCGTGGACCTGACGCGACACGCCCCGATCGAGGGCACCTACACGGGCGTTGACCCGATGGGGTTGTTCTGGTCGATGCACCGGACGCCGGGCAAGCCGCATCCGCACACGGTCGTCGAGGCGGTCGGCGTCGGTCGGGTCGAAGTGGACCGCCGCACCGTGCCCGAAGGCGTCCGGCGGACCGAGGTCACCGAGAACGGCCTGGTAGGCGTGCTGTTCGAGCCGGACGACGACGAGATCCATCCCGGCGTCATGGTGCTCAGCGGCTCCGAGGGCGGTGTGCACGAGCTCGACGCCGCACTGCTCGCCGGCCACGGCTTCACCGCGCTCACGCTCGCCCACTTCGGCGCTCCCGGCGTGCCCGACGACCTGATCGAGATCCCGCTGGAGTACCTCGGGACCGCGCTGGACTGGCTCGGCGCGCGGGCCGGGCAGCTCGGCGTCACGGGCGGGTCGCGCGGCGGTGAGCTGGCGCTGCTGGTCGGCGCGACGTTCCCCCAGGTCAAGGCCGTGGTGAGCGTGGTCGGCAGCGGCGTGGTGACGCAGTGCATCGGACCGGGCGGCCGGCTGTTGCAGAAGCTGGAGCACGAGGCCGCGTCGTGGACCTGGGAGGGCAGGCCGCTGCCGTACCTGCCGTACTCGATCCCGCACGAGCTGCGCCGCCGGGTCGTGGACGGCGACCCGGTGCCGCTGCGGCTGGCGTTCGACCTCACCGACGGCATCCCCGAGGACACCGAGATCCCGGTCGAGCGGATCAACGGGGGTGTGTTGCTGCTCTCATCCGGCCAGGACGAGTCGTGGCCGTGCGCGGAGCTGAGCGAGGTCGCGTTCCGCCGGCTGAAGGAGCACGGGCACCCGCACCGGCACGAGCACGTCGTGTACCCCGAGGCAGGACACCTGATCGCGGGCCCGCCGCACCGGCCGACCACGGACGTGGTCCTCCCGGGTCCCGGCGTGCGGTTCTCGATGGGCGGCACGCCTGCCGCCACGGCCGCCGCGAGGGCCGACGCGTGGCGTCGCACCGTTGAGTTCTTGTCGGACCAACTGGGCACCTAA
- the prfA gene encoding peptide chain release factor 1, producing MTLDALLAEHAELEAKLADPSVHADQAGARKLGKRYAELTPIVKTARELEQAKSDLETARELAAEDAVFAEEAEQLAKTVPALESKLTELLLPRDPHDHADVVLEIKSGEGGEESALFAGDLLRMYLRYAERHGWKAEVLDGTDSDLGGYKDVTVAIKSRVDTPDGVWSRLKYEGGVHRVQRVPVTESQGRIHTSAAGVLVFPETEDVEVEIDENDLRVDVFRSSGKGGQSVNTTDSAVRITHLPTNIVVSCQNERSQLQNKARAMQVLKARLTALADEKQQQEASDARRVQIRTVDRSERVRTYNFPESRISDHRVGYKAHNLDQVLDGDLDAVLDALAAADRADRLAEG from the coding sequence GTGACGTTGGACGCCCTGCTGGCCGAGCACGCCGAGCTGGAAGCCAAGCTCGCCGACCCCTCGGTGCACGCCGACCAGGCGGGCGCGCGGAAACTCGGCAAGCGCTACGCCGAGCTGACCCCGATCGTGAAGACGGCGCGTGAGCTGGAGCAGGCGAAGTCCGACCTGGAGACGGCCCGTGAGCTGGCCGCCGAGGACGCGGTGTTCGCCGAAGAGGCCGAGCAGCTGGCCAAGACGGTCCCGGCGCTGGAGTCCAAGCTCACCGAACTCCTCCTCCCGCGCGACCCGCACGACCACGCGGACGTCGTGCTGGAGATCAAGTCCGGTGAGGGCGGCGAGGAGTCCGCCCTGTTCGCGGGCGACCTGCTGCGCATGTACCTGCGGTACGCCGAACGCCACGGCTGGAAGGCCGAAGTCCTCGACGGCACGGATTCCGACCTGGGCGGTTACAAGGACGTCACGGTGGCCATCAAGAGCCGCGTCGACACCCCGGACGGCGTGTGGTCCCGGCTGAAGTACGAGGGCGGCGTGCACCGCGTGCAGCGCGTCCCCGTGACGGAGTCGCAGGGCCGCATCCACACGTCCGCCGCCGGCGTCCTGGTGTTCCCGGAGACCGAGGACGTCGAGGTCGAGATCGACGAGAACGACCTGCGCGTGGACGTGTTCCGCTCGTCCGGCAAGGGCGGCCAGAGCGTCAACACGACCGACTCGGCGGTCCGCATCACGCACCTGCCCACCAACATCGTGGTGTCCTGCCAGAACGAGCGCAGCCAGCTCCAGAACAAGGCGCGCGCGATGCAGGTGCTCAAGGCCCGGCTGACCGCGTTGGCCGACGAGAAGCAGCAGCAGGAGGCGTCGGACGCCCGGCGCGTCCAGATCCGCACGGTCGACCGGTCCGAGCGGGTACGCACGTACAACTTCCCCGAGTCACGCATCTCCGATCACCGTGTCGGGTACAAAGCGCATAACCTGGATCAAGTGCTCGACGGCGATCTGGACGCGGTGCTCGACGCGTTGGCGGCGGCGGACCGCGCGGATCGGCTCGCCGAGGGGTAA
- the rpmE gene encoding 50S ribosomal protein L31, whose translation MKTGIHPEYVTTEVTCGCGNTFATRSTKTSGSIHVEICANCHPFYTGKQKILDTGGRVARFEARYGKRAAK comes from the coding sequence TTGAAGACCGGCATTCACCCCGAGTACGTGACGACCGAGGTCACCTGCGGTTGTGGCAACACCTTCGCCACCCGCAGCACCAAGACTTCGGGCTCGATCCACGTCGAGATCTGCGCCAACTGCCACCCGTTCTACACGGGCAAGCAGAAGATCCTCGACACCGGTGGTCGGGTCGCGCGCTTCGAGGCCCGCTACGGCAAGCGCGCCGCCAAGTAG
- the rho gene encoding transcription termination factor Rho codes for MTNTDVLSSQAPAAPNPAASSSGAEENVLTTPSNGSATPRKRAGLSGMVLAELRELAGQLGITGTAGLRKGDLIAAIKERQGGTSGRGSAATPSKTEPPKAEKKADAPKAAAVKAPVKERAAEAQAPVEKPTQQQLDVTDRPAEEEGGRRGNRRRRSANRPAGSPEAPAAEAQQAQPQVERPAQAERQAERPQADRAPSDRAQTDRVQSDRAQGDRQQADRQQGDRTQSDRQQGERAERPDRGDRQDRSEQREQRQDRGDRGNRGDRQERGDRGDRGDRGGRDDRGDRGGRDRDRDRDRDQSRNRQQSGPSDDGDEDGGRRGRRFRDRRRRGGRGDEAGPATDTEVRDDDVLLPVAGILDVLENYAFVRTSGYLAGPNDVYVSLSLVRKYGLRRGDALIGAVRQPRDGEQQRQKFNPLVRVDKINGLDPEESRNRPDFTKLTPLYPNERLRLETEPHILTTRVIDLVMPIGKGQRALVVSPPKAGKTSVLQAIANAITKNNPECHLMVVLVDERPEEVTDMQRSVKGEVIASTFDRPPSDHTTISELAIERAKRLVEMGHDVVVLLDSITRLGRAYNLAAPASGRILSGGVDSTALYPPKRFLGAARNIEGGGSLTVIATALVETGSAGDSVIFEEFKGTGNAELKLDRKIADKRTFPAVDVDASGTRKEDLLLSPDELAVMHKLRRVLHALDSQQAIDLLLDRLRKSRTNIEFLMQVAKNTPSGDND; via the coding sequence GTGACCAACACCGATGTACTGAGCAGCCAAGCTCCTGCTGCTCCCAATCCCGCTGCCAGCAGTTCCGGAGCCGAGGAGAACGTTCTGACCACCCCTTCGAACGGCAGCGCCACGCCCCGCAAGCGCGCGGGCCTCTCTGGAATGGTGCTGGCCGAACTCCGTGAACTCGCAGGTCAGCTGGGCATCACCGGCACGGCCGGCCTTCGCAAGGGCGACCTGATCGCGGCCATCAAGGAGCGGCAGGGCGGCACCTCCGGTCGGGGCAGTGCCGCGACGCCGTCCAAGACCGAGCCGCCCAAGGCCGAGAAGAAGGCCGACGCGCCCAAGGCGGCCGCCGTCAAGGCGCCCGTGAAGGAGCGGGCCGCCGAGGCCCAGGCCCCGGTGGAGAAGCCGACCCAGCAGCAGCTGGACGTGACCGACCGACCCGCCGAGGAGGAGGGTGGACGTCGCGGCAACCGTCGCCGTCGTTCCGCCAACCGCCCCGCGGGCAGCCCCGAGGCTCCGGCCGCGGAGGCCCAGCAGGCCCAGCCGCAGGTCGAGCGTCCCGCCCAGGCGGAGCGCCAGGCCGAGCGGCCCCAGGCCGACCGGGCGCCGTCCGACCGCGCCCAGACCGACCGGGTCCAGTCCGACCGCGCCCAGGGTGATCGCCAGCAGGCCGACCGCCAGCAGGGCGACCGGACCCAGTCCGACCGTCAGCAGGGCGAGCGCGCCGAGCGGCCCGACCGCGGCGACCGTCAGGACCGCTCCGAACAGCGCGAACAGCGCCAGGACCGGGGCGACCGCGGCAACCGCGGCGACCGGCAGGAGCGGGGCGACCGCGGCGACCGTGGAGACCGTGGTGGTCGTGACGACCGCGGCGACCGTGGCGGCCGTGACCGCGACCGCGACCGTGACCGCGATCAGAGCCGCAACCGCCAGCAGAGCGGCCCGAGTGACGACGGCGACGAGGACGGTGGCCGTCGTGGTCGCCGCTTCCGCGACCGCCGCCGCCGTGGTGGCCGTGGCGACGAAGCCGGTCCCGCCACCGACACCGAGGTGCGCGACGACGACGTCCTGCTGCCCGTGGCGGGCATCCTCGACGTGCTGGAGAACTACGCGTTCGTCCGCACCTCGGGCTACCTGGCCGGGCCGAACGACGTGTACGTGTCGCTGTCGCTCGTCCGCAAGTACGGCCTCCGTCGCGGTGACGCCCTCATCGGCGCCGTGCGGCAGCCGCGTGACGGCGAGCAGCAGCGCCAGAAGTTCAACCCCCTGGTGCGGGTGGACAAGATCAACGGCCTCGACCCGGAGGAGTCCCGCAACCGGCCGGACTTCACCAAGCTGACGCCGCTGTACCCGAACGAGCGCCTGCGGCTCGAGACGGAACCGCACATCCTCACCACGCGCGTCATCGACCTGGTGATGCCGATCGGCAAGGGCCAGCGAGCCCTCGTCGTGTCGCCGCCGAAGGCGGGCAAGACCTCGGTGCTCCAGGCGATCGCGAACGCGATCACCAAGAACAACCCCGAGTGCCACCTGATGGTGGTGCTGGTGGACGAGCGGCCTGAAGAGGTCACCGACATGCAGCGGTCGGTGAAGGGCGAGGTCATCGCCTCCACCTTCGACCGTCCGCCGTCGGACCACACCACGATCTCGGAACTGGCCATCGAGCGGGCGAAGCGCCTGGTCGAGATGGGTCACGACGTGGTCGTGCTGCTGGACTCGATCACCCGGCTGGGTCGTGCCTACAACCTCGCGGCCCCCGCGAGCGGCCGGATCCTGTCCGGTGGTGTCGACTCGACCGCGCTGTACCCGCCGAAGAGGTTCCTGGGTGCGGCCCGGAACATCGAGGGCGGCGGCTCGTTGACCGTCATCGCGACGGCCCTGGTCGAGACCGGGTCCGCGGGCGACAGCGTGATCTTCGAGGAGTTCAAGGGCACGGGTAACGCCGAGCTCAAGCTGGACCGGAAGATCGCGGACAAGCGGACCTTCCCGGCGGTGGACGTTGACGCGTCCGGCACCCGCAAGGAAGACCTGCTGCTGTCTCCGGACGAGCTGGCCGTCATGCACAAGCTGCGCAGGGTGCTGCACGCCCTGGACAGCCAGCAGGCGATCGACCTGCTGCTCGACCGGCTCCGCAAGAGCCGGACGAACATCGAGTTCCTGATGCAGGTCGCGAAGAACACCCCGAGCGGCGACAACGACTGA
- the thrB gene encoding homoserine kinase: MTGVRVTVPGSTANLGSGFDALGMALGVHDELEFEVVPAGLVVQVSGEGASDVPTDEGHLVVRAFRAACDLVGADVPGLRLTCRNTIPHSRGLGSSAAAIVAGVAAGYALAGRELDTSALQLAAEFEGHADNAAASMFGGVVIAWTQGDHYHAVRVDPDPRLTPVVLVPEAESSTKTTRGLLPSKVPHEDAAFAVGRAALAVRALTAEPALLLAALDDRLHEPYREPAWPATTRLVRALREAGVAAAVSGAGPTVLALPVDGDLPPGVDLTGFAARRVPVDLGGVRVAPLD, from the coding sequence GTGACGGGCGTCCGCGTGACCGTGCCGGGTTCCACGGCGAACCTCGGCTCGGGGTTCGACGCGCTCGGCATGGCGTTGGGCGTGCACGACGAGCTGGAGTTCGAGGTCGTGCCCGCCGGGCTGGTCGTCCAGGTCTCGGGTGAGGGCGCCTCGGACGTGCCGACCGACGAGGGTCACCTGGTCGTCCGGGCGTTCCGGGCGGCGTGCGACCTGGTCGGCGCGGACGTGCCGGGGCTGCGGCTGACGTGCCGCAACACGATTCCGCACTCGCGCGGTCTCGGGTCCTCGGCGGCGGCGATCGTGGCCGGTGTGGCGGCCGGATACGCCCTGGCCGGTCGCGAGTTGGACACAAGCGCGTTGCAACTCGCCGCGGAGTTCGAGGGCCACGCGGACAACGCCGCGGCCAGCATGTTCGGCGGCGTCGTGATCGCGTGGACGCAGGGTGACCACTACCACGCCGTGCGTGTGGACCCGGATCCCCGGCTGACTCCGGTCGTGCTGGTGCCCGAAGCGGAATCGTCCACCAAGACGACCCGCGGCCTGCTCCCGTCGAAGGTGCCGCACGAGGACGCGGCGTTCGCCGTGGGGCGGGCGGCGCTCGCTGTACGCGCTCTCACGGCGGAGCCGGCGTTGCTCCTCGCCGCGCTGGACGATCGGCTGCACGAGCCGTACCGGGAACCGGCCTGGCCTGCGACGACCCGCCTGGTGCGGGCGTTGCGGGAGGCCGGCGTGGCGGCTGCGGTGTCGGGGGCGGGACCGACGGTCCTGGCCCTGCCCGTGGACGGCGACCTGCCGCCGGGGGTGGACCTGACCGGGTTCGCCGCCCGTCGCGTGCCGGTCGACCTGGGCGGGGTCCGCGTTGCGCCACTCGACTGA
- the thrC gene encoding threonine synthase: MTTAQATMGGAGNPVAARPGWPGIIRAYADRIPLPEGARVITLHEGGTPLVFAEHLSELTGCQVYIKVEGANPTGSFKDRGMTVAMTHALASGVRGVICASTGNTSASAAAYAAKAGMAAAVLVPRGKIALGKLAQAVAHGAKILQIDGNFDDCLELASKTSIEYPITLVNSVNPVRLIGQKTAAWEICDVLGRAPDIHCLPVGNAGNITAYWRGYSDYYNDGVITATPRMFGFQAAGSAPLVLGVPVANPETIATAIRVGSPASWTGAVTAKEESGGLFEAVTDEKILEAYRLLSSTEGIFVEPASATSVAGLLATVADGRLPKGSTVVCTVTGHGLKDPDTALLGMAEVEPVPVDPAAVATALELA; encoded by the coding sequence ATGACGACGGCACAGGCGACCATGGGCGGAGCCGGCAATCCGGTTGCCGCGCGGCCGGGGTGGCCGGGCATCATCCGCGCCTACGCGGACCGGATCCCGCTCCCCGAGGGCGCCAGGGTCATCACCCTGCATGAGGGCGGCACGCCGCTGGTGTTCGCCGAGCACCTGTCGGAGCTGACCGGCTGCCAGGTCTACATCAAGGTCGAGGGCGCCAACCCGACCGGCTCGTTCAAGGACCGCGGCATGACCGTGGCCATGACGCACGCCCTGGCCAGCGGCGTCCGCGGGGTGATCTGCGCGTCGACCGGCAACACGTCGGCGAGCGCGGCGGCGTACGCGGCCAAGGCCGGGATGGCCGCCGCGGTGCTCGTGCCGCGGGGCAAGATCGCGCTGGGCAAGCTGGCCCAGGCCGTCGCGCACGGCGCCAAGATCCTCCAGATCGACGGCAACTTCGACGACTGCCTGGAGCTGGCCTCCAAGACGTCGATCGAGTACCCGATCACGCTGGTCAACTCGGTCAACCCGGTGCGGCTGATCGGCCAGAAGACCGCCGCGTGGGAGATCTGCGACGTGCTCGGCCGCGCGCCCGACATCCACTGCCTGCCGGTGGGCAACGCGGGCAACATCACCGCGTACTGGCGCGGGTACTCGGACTACTACAACGACGGCGTGATCACCGCGACGCCACGCATGTTCGGCTTCCAGGCCGCGGGGTCCGCGCCGCTGGTGCTGGGCGTGCCGGTGGCGAACCCGGAGACCATCGCGACCGCCATCCGGGTGGGCAGCCCGGCGTCGTGGACCGGCGCGGTGACCGCCAAGGAGGAGTCCGGCGGGCTGTTCGAGGCCGTGACGGACGAGAAGATCCTGGAGGCCTACCGGCTGCTGTCCTCGACCGAGGGCATCTTCGTCGAGCCCGCGTCCGCGACCAGCGTGGCGGGCCTGCTGGCCACCGTCGCCGACGGACGGCTGCCGAAGGGCTCCACGGTCGTCTGCACGGTCACCGGCCACGGCCTGAAGGACCCGGACACCGCGCTGCTGGGCATGGCCGAGGTCGAGCCGGTGCCGGTGGACCCGGCCGCCGTCGCCACGGCGCTGGAGCTGGCGTGA